A single genomic interval of Methylobacterium bullatum harbors:
- the eriC gene encoding Chloride/fluoride channel protein: MPVSFKNRIADLKRGTMLRVAWAIAFVRWAVILVPMAAVVGSLCAAFLWCLDVATNARFAHPWLLFLLPVGGFAIGLLYHRVGRGVEGGNNLVVDQIHEPGGGVPLRMAPLIFLGTVATHLFGGSAGREGTAVQLGASLASAIGRLARLDPAGTRIVLMAGVAAGFGAVFGTPIAGAVFALEVLAIGRVDYTALIPCLLAAVIGDWACQAWGIHHSLFRIAYLADATGTIALDPVLLAKVAVAGVAFGLVAIVFAEANHILGGWLKRLIPYAPLRPVLGGLAVIGLVYAVGTRDYLGLGVTAPDAGGLSIASFFGAEVHPWSWAWKILFTVVTLASGFKGGEVTPLFFIGAALGNALGGAMGAPLDLMAALGFVAVFAGAANTPLACTLMGIELFGATHGVAMAVACFAAYACSGHHGIYLSQRIAVSKGGAVEPGSTLREVRTRR; the protein is encoded by the coding sequence ATGCCTGTCTCCTTCAAGAACCGGATCGCCGATCTGAAGCGCGGCACGATGCTCCGCGTGGCCTGGGCGATCGCGTTCGTCCGCTGGGCGGTGATCCTCGTGCCGATGGCGGCGGTGGTGGGCTCCCTCTGCGCGGCCTTCCTGTGGTGCCTGGACGTCGCCACGAACGCCCGCTTCGCGCATCCCTGGCTGCTGTTCCTGCTGCCTGTGGGGGGCTTTGCCATCGGCCTGCTCTACCACCGCGTCGGGCGTGGGGTGGAGGGCGGCAACAACCTCGTGGTCGATCAGATCCATGAGCCCGGTGGCGGGGTTCCCCTGCGCATGGCGCCGCTGATCTTCCTCGGGACCGTGGCGACCCATCTCTTCGGCGGGTCCGCCGGCCGGGAAGGCACGGCGGTGCAGCTCGGCGCCAGCCTCGCCAGCGCCATCGGGCGCCTGGCCAGGCTCGATCCGGCGGGCACGCGCATCGTGCTGATGGCGGGCGTGGCGGCGGGGTTCGGGGCGGTGTTCGGCACACCCATCGCCGGGGCCGTCTTCGCCCTCGAAGTCCTGGCCATCGGCCGGGTGGACTATACCGCTCTGATCCCCTGCCTGCTCGCGGCCGTCATCGGCGACTGGGCCTGTCAGGCCTGGGGCATCCACCATTCTCTGTTCCGCATCGCCTATCTGGCGGATGCGACCGGCACCATCGCCCTCGATCCGGTTCTGCTGGCAAAAGTCGCCGTCGCGGGTGTCGCCTTCGGGCTCGTGGCCATCGTCTTCGCCGAGGCCAACCACATCCTCGGCGGGTGGTTGAAGCGCCTCATTCCCTACGCGCCCCTGCGCCCGGTCCTCGGCGGCTTGGCGGTGATCGGCCTCGTCTACGCGGTCGGCACCCGTGACTATCTCGGCCTCGGCGTCACCGCGCCCGATGCGGGAGGCCTGAGCATCGCGAGCTTCTTCGGCGCTGAGGTCCATCCCTGGTCCTGGGCCTGGAAGATCCTCTTCACCGTCGTCACCCTGGCTTCGGGCTTCAAGGGTGGCGAGGTGACGCCACTGTTCTTCATCGGCGCCGCCCTCGGCAATGCCCTTGGTGGAGCGATGGGGGCGCCCCTCGACCTGATGGCCGCGCTGGGCTTCGTGGCGGTCTTCGCGGGCGCCGCCAACACTCCGCTCGCCTGCACACTGATGGGAATCGAACTGTTCGGGGCAACGCACGGCGTCGCCATGGCGGTTGCGTGCTTTGCCGCCTATGCCTGTTCGGGCCATCACGGCATCTACCTGTCGCAGCGCATCGCCGTCTCGAAGGGCGGCGCCGTCGAGCCCGGTTCCACCCTGCGCGAGGTGCGCACCCGGCGTTGA
- the rpmJ gene encoding 50S ribosomal protein L36, producing the protein MKIRNSLKSLRGRHRDNQLVRRKGRVYVINKTQKRFKARQG; encoded by the coding sequence ATGAAGATTCGCAACTCCCTCAAGTCCCTCCGTGGCCGTCACCGCGACAACCAGCTCGTGCGCCGCAAGGGCCGCGTCTACGTCATCAACAAGACGCAGAAGCGCTTCAAGGCCCGCCAGGGCTGA
- the prsE gene encoding Type I secretion system membrane fusion protein PrsE, which translates to MAIALSPTGLAPAQIRPTANGSIRRHLAAAIGVGAVLVIGIGGWATFTMISGAVIAPGQLMVESDVKKVQHPTGGVVGELRVKEGARVKAGDILIRLDETQTRANLDIILKALDEFAARRARDEAERDGASEIAFPPDLLARKAKDPSVAHLVDSETRLFQARVAGREGQKAQLRERVSQLGEEIKGLTEQAAAKERETALIGTELKGVRELYGKNLVPLSRVTALERDGARLQGERGQLIASTASAKGKITEIELQIFQIDQDMRTETGKELAEIRGRWSEYVEKRIAAEDQLKRIDMRSPQNGTVHQLTVHTIGGLVVPSEPAMLIVPDADKLIVEVRIQPQDIDNVRVDQRAVLRFPAFNQRTTPEIDGIVSRVSADVSQDPKSGMTYYTARIRMTEDQVERLGKVQLVPGMPVEAYMQLGDRSVLSYLTKPLTDQIAKAWRER; encoded by the coding sequence ATGGCCATCGCACTGTCGCCCACCGGACTCGCCCCCGCTCAAATCCGCCCCACCGCCAACGGGTCGATCCGCCGTCACCTCGCCGCGGCGATCGGAGTCGGCGCCGTCCTCGTCATCGGGATCGGCGGCTGGGCCACCTTCACGATGATTTCGGGGGCCGTGATCGCGCCGGGCCAGCTCATGGTCGAATCGGACGTGAAGAAGGTCCAGCACCCCACCGGCGGAGTCGTCGGCGAATTGCGGGTGAAGGAAGGCGCGCGGGTGAAGGCCGGCGACATCCTGATCCGCCTGGACGAGACCCAGACCCGCGCCAATCTCGACATCATCCTGAAGGCGCTCGATGAGTTCGCCGCCCGTCGGGCGCGTGACGAGGCCGAGCGCGACGGTGCGTCCGAGATCGCCTTCCCGCCGGATCTGCTGGCTCGCAAGGCGAAGGATCCGTCCGTCGCCCATCTGGTCGATAGCGAAACCCGCCTGTTCCAAGCCCGCGTCGCCGGCCGCGAGGGCCAGAAGGCGCAGCTGCGCGAGCGCGTCTCCCAGCTCGGCGAAGAGATCAAGGGTCTCACCGAACAGGCCGCCGCCAAGGAGCGGGAAACGGCCTTGATCGGAACCGAGCTGAAGGGCGTGCGCGAGCTCTACGGCAAGAACCTCGTGCCGCTCTCCCGCGTCACCGCCCTGGAACGGGACGGCGCCCGGCTGCAGGGCGAGCGCGGGCAGCTCATCGCCTCGACGGCGTCGGCCAAGGGCAAGATCACCGAGATCGAGCTGCAGATCTTCCAGATCGACCAGGACATGCGGACCGAGACCGGCAAGGAGCTCGCCGAGATCCGTGGCCGCTGGTCCGAATATGTGGAGAAGCGAATCGCCGCCGAGGACCAGCTCAAGCGCATCGACATGCGCTCGCCCCAGAACGGCACGGTCCACCAGCTGACGGTGCATACGATCGGCGGTCTCGTGGTTCCCAGCGAGCCGGCGATGCTCATCGTGCCCGACGCCGACAAGCTGATCGTGGAGGTCAGGATCCAGCCGCAGGACATCGACAACGTGCGTGTGGATCAGCGCGCCGTCCTGCGGTTCCCGGCCTTCAACCAACGCACCACGCCCGAGATCGACGGGATCGTGAGCCGCGTCTCGGCCGACGTCTCGCAGGACCCGAAGAGCGGCATGACCTACTACACCGCGCGCATCCGCATGACGGAGGATCAGGTGGAGCGCCTCGGCAAGGTTCAGCTCGTGCCCGGCATGCCCGTCGAGGCATACATGCAGCTCGGGGATCGCTCCGTCCTGTCATACCTGACGAAGCCCCTGACGGACCAGATCGCCAAGGCCTGGCGGGAGCGCTGA
- the ttuD gene encoding Putative hydroxypyruvate reductase, producing MTAPSHASPASSPSSHDAARGLLLGFLDEAIAAAHPSRCLVPHLPAPGPGRLIILGAGKAGGSMAAVASRFYREQHGVDENRIVGLAVARHGYGEEAPMIRMVEAGHPVPDQAGIDATIDALKIAADAGPEDDVLVLLSGGGSANWIAPAGDLTLTEKQAVTKALLRSGAPINEINAVRKHLSRIKGGRLAMMARNARSILTLAISDVPHDDPAVIASGPTVPDPSTLADAREICERRNIPLPETAKALLNDPANETPKAGDPSFARAEYRIIARPIDALNAASDAAKRAGYEVVMLGPDVEGEAREVAAEHAALAKEMKAAGRKVAIISGGELTVTIAGEGHGGPNQEYALALAIGLDGEAGILGIAADTDGTDGGRGEATDPAGGLVDPTTLERARAAGLDPAAMLADNDSTKFFATIGDLVQPGPTRTNVNDCRIILVG from the coding sequence ATGACCGCGCCTTCACACGCCTCGCCCGCTTCCTCCCCTTCGTCCCACGATGCCGCTCGCGGCCTGCTTCTCGGTTTCCTCGACGAGGCGATCGCCGCCGCGCATCCCTCCCGCTGCCTGGTGCCGCACCTGCCCGCCCCGGGGCCCGGCCGGCTGATCATCCTCGGTGCCGGCAAGGCCGGCGGCAGCATGGCCGCCGTGGCGAGCCGGTTCTACCGGGAGCAGCACGGTGTCGACGAGAACCGCATCGTCGGCCTGGCGGTGGCCCGCCACGGCTACGGCGAAGAGGCCCCGATGATCCGCATGGTCGAGGCCGGGCACCCGGTACCGGACCAGGCCGGCATCGACGCCACCATCGACGCCCTGAAAATCGCGGCCGATGCCGGTCCGGAGGACGACGTGCTGGTGCTGCTCTCGGGCGGCGGTTCGGCCAACTGGATCGCGCCCGCCGGCGACCTCACCCTCACCGAGAAGCAGGCGGTGACCAAGGCGCTTCTGCGCTCGGGTGCGCCGATCAACGAGATCAACGCGGTGCGCAAGCACCTCTCCCGGATCAAGGGCGGACGTCTGGCCATGATGGCCCGCAACGCCCGCTCGATCCTGACGCTGGCCATCTCCGACGTGCCGCACGACGACCCGGCGGTGATCGCCTCGGGTCCGACCGTGCCCGATCCCTCGACGCTCGCCGACGCCCGCGAGATCTGCGAGCGCCGCAACATCCCCCTGCCCGAGACCGCCAAGGCCCTCCTCAACGACCCGGCCAACGAGACCCCGAAGGCGGGCGACCCCTCCTTCGCCCGAGCTGAGTACCGCATCATCGCCCGTCCCATCGACGCCTTGAACGCGGCGTCCGACGCGGCCAAGCGCGCCGGCTACGAGGTCGTGATGCTCGGCCCCGACGTCGAGGGCGAGGCGCGTGAGGTCGCGGCGGAACACGCCGCCCTCGCCAAGGAGATGAAGGCGGCCGGCCGCAAGGTGGCGATCATCTCGGGCGGCGAACTCACCGTGACCATCGCCGGCGAGGGCCATGGCGGCCCGAACCAGGAATACGCCCTCGCCCTGGCGATCGGCCTCGACGGCGAAGCCGGCATCCTCGGCATCGCCGCCGATACCGACGGGACCGATGGCGGACGCGGCGAGGCCACCGATCCGGCCGGGGGTCTCGTCGACCCGACGACGCTGGAGCGCGCCCGCGCCGCCGGCCTCGATCCGGCTGCGATGCTCGCGGACAATGATTCGACGAAGTTCTTCGCCACCATCGGCGATCTCGTCCAGCCGGGTCCCACGCGCACCAATGTCAACGATTGCCGCATCATCCTCGTCGGTTAA
- the envZ_3 gene encoding Osmolarity sensor protein EnvZ has protein sequence MRRLLAFARSLEARTMAVLLVAIVVVHAGALLLYRQSAVAAADEAFAQQIATQLALAREGLIRRPVMERDTEARALSSPHFEIEWSKAPPIRPREHDDPVLWSLRSRILALQPSLGPELALAMGDGQDALHAQDLSGTLSLPDGGTLTFRSAHAPNLARLGAWAFVSTAVAILVGLAAVLLVHRIAKPLRSLTRVTEAIGNGPVVAVPEAGPDETRGIARALNAMQHRIHGLVSERTQALAAVSHDLRTPIARLRLRIERVADANEAQAMSGDLDEMQAMIDSTLAYLRGDSDPEPRRITNVASLAMSVGNAAADADRPVTYDGPGRALSEVRPVALRRALENLVDNAVRYGQRATMILEIGEDAIVLRIEDDGPGIAPEEVESAFAPFTRLEASRNRHTGGTGLGLTIARRAILAEGGSLTLTNRAEGGLRAELILPRV, from the coding sequence GTGAGGCGCCTGCTCGCCTTCGCGCGCAGCCTCGAGGCGCGCACCATGGCCGTGCTGCTCGTGGCCATCGTGGTCGTCCATGCCGGGGCATTGCTGCTCTATCGCCAATCGGCGGTGGCGGCCGCCGACGAGGCCTTCGCACAGCAGATCGCCACTCAGCTCGCTCTGGCGCGAGAAGGCCTGATCCGGCGGCCGGTGATGGAGCGCGACACGGAGGCGAGGGCATTGTCCTCACCGCATTTCGAGATCGAGTGGTCGAAGGCCCCTCCGATCCGCCCGCGGGAACATGACGATCCCGTGCTCTGGTCGCTCCGGTCGCGCATCCTCGCCCTCCAGCCGAGCCTCGGCCCCGAGCTCGCCCTCGCCATGGGGGACGGGCAGGATGCGCTGCACGCGCAGGATCTGAGCGGGACGCTCTCGCTGCCGGATGGCGGCACGCTCACCTTCCGTTCCGCCCATGCTCCGAACCTCGCCCGCCTGGGGGCCTGGGCCTTCGTCTCGACGGCGGTGGCGATCCTCGTCGGCCTCGCCGCCGTGCTGCTGGTGCATCGGATCGCCAAGCCCTTGCGCAGCCTCACCCGAGTCACGGAAGCGATCGGCAACGGCCCCGTGGTCGCCGTGCCAGAGGCCGGCCCGGACGAGACGCGCGGAATCGCCCGCGCGCTCAATGCCATGCAGCACCGCATTCACGGACTGGTCTCCGAGCGGACTCAGGCACTCGCGGCCGTCTCGCACGATCTGCGCACGCCCATCGCCCGGCTGCGCCTGCGCATCGAGCGCGTGGCCGACGCCAACGAGGCGCAGGCCATGTCCGGCGACCTCGACGAGATGCAGGCCATGATCGACTCCACGCTGGCTTATCTGCGCGGCGATTCGGACCCGGAGCCACGCCGGATCACCAACGTGGCGAGTCTCGCGATGAGCGTCGGCAATGCCGCCGCCGATGCCGACCGGCCCGTGACGTATGACGGCCCCGGCAGGGCGCTGTCGGAGGTTCGACCCGTCGCCCTGCGGCGGGCGCTGGAGAACCTCGTCGATAATGCCGTGCGCTACGGCCAACGAGCCACCATGATCCTGGAAATCGGCGAGGACGCGATCGTCTTGAGGATCGAGGATGACGGCCCCGGCATTGCGCCCGAGGAGGTGGAGAGCGCGTTCGCGCCGTTCACGCGCCTGGAGGCCTCGCGCAATCGCCATACCGGCGGCACCGGTCTGGGCCTCACCATCGCCCGGCGCGCGATCCTGGCAGAGGGCGGCAGTCTCACCCTGACCAACCGGGCCGAGGGCGGGTTGCGGGCCGAGCTGATCCTGCCGCGCGTGTAG
- the ttuE gene encoding Pyruvate kinase, producing MKRSRRTKIIATLGPASDTPEMIEKLFRAGADVFRLNMSHLPREKLPEKIEVIRTIERELRRPIAVLVDLQGPKLRVAAFAEGSAILENGASFVLDSDPTPGDIHRVYLPHPEILSALEPGHVVIIDDGKLRLVVTEVSEGRAVTEVVIGGRISNRKGVSLPDTVIPVAAMTEKDRGDLEAGLNAGADWIAVSFVQRPEDVAEVKKVAAGRALVMAKIEKPQALTRLDEIIEISDGIMVARGDLGVEMPLEQVPGVQKRITRGARRLGKPVVVATQMLESMITAPVPTRAEVSDVATAVYEGADAVMLSAESASGAFPIEAISMMSRIAEQVERDALYWTILTAQRSEPDATASDAIAAAAHQMVDALGLTAIMAWTHSGSTALRLARSRPNATIIALTPKRETARRLAMCWGTHPIVTNDASDVDDMAFRAAKFAVRERFAEIGDRVIVVAGVPFGTPGATNLVRIAFVTRDHAARA from the coding sequence GTGAAACGCTCGCGCCGCACGAAGATCATCGCCACCCTCGGTCCGGCTTCCGACACGCCGGAGATGATCGAGAAGCTGTTCCGCGCCGGTGCGGACGTGTTCCGGCTCAATATGAGCCACCTTCCGCGCGAGAAATTGCCCGAGAAGATCGAGGTGATCCGCACCATCGAGCGCGAGTTGCGCCGGCCCATCGCGGTCCTGGTGGATCTCCAGGGTCCGAAATTGCGGGTCGCCGCCTTCGCCGAGGGCAGCGCCATCCTCGAGAACGGCGCCTCCTTCGTGCTTGATTCGGATCCGACGCCGGGCGACATCCATCGTGTCTACCTGCCGCATCCCGAGATTCTGTCCGCGCTGGAACCGGGCCACGTCGTCATCATCGACGACGGAAAGCTGCGCCTGGTCGTGACCGAAGTCTCCGAGGGGCGCGCGGTGACCGAGGTCGTCATCGGCGGCAGGATTTCCAACCGCAAGGGCGTGTCCCTGCCGGACACCGTGATCCCGGTGGCGGCGATGACCGAGAAGGATCGCGGCGATCTCGAGGCCGGGCTCAATGCCGGGGCGGACTGGATCGCGGTCTCCTTCGTCCAGCGTCCCGAGGACGTGGCCGAGGTGAAGAAGGTCGCCGCCGGCCGCGCCCTGGTCATGGCCAAGATCGAGAAGCCTCAGGCCCTCACCCGCCTCGATGAGATCATCGAGATCTCCGACGGGATCATGGTGGCGCGCGGCGACCTCGGCGTGGAGATGCCGCTGGAGCAGGTGCCCGGCGTGCAGAAGCGGATCACGCGCGGTGCCCGGCGTCTGGGCAAGCCCGTCGTCGTCGCGACGCAGATGCTCGAATCGATGATCACGGCCCCGGTGCCGACGCGCGCCGAGGTCTCGGACGTGGCGACCGCCGTCTACGAGGGTGCCGACGCGGTGATGCTGTCGGCCGAGAGCGCGTCCGGCGCCTTCCCCATCGAGGCGATCTCGATGATGAGCCGCATCGCCGAGCAGGTAGAGCGTGACGCCCTCTACTGGACGATCCTCACGGCGCAGCGTTCGGAGCCCGACGCCACGGCGTCGGACGCCATCGCGGCGGCCGCCCATCAGATGGTCGACGCCCTCGGCCTCACCGCCATCATGGCCTGGACGCATTCGGGATCGACGGCCCTGCGTCTCGCCCGCTCGCGGCCCAACGCCACGATCATCGCCCTGACGCCTAAGCGCGAGACCGCCCGGCGCCTGGCCATGTGCTGGGGCACGCACCCGATCGTCACTAACGACGCCAGCGACGTGGACGACATGGCCTTCCGCGCGGCGAAATTTGCCGTGCGCGAGCGCTTCGCCGAGATCGGTGACCGGGTCATCGTGGTGGCCGGCGTGCCGTTCGGGACACCGGGCGCCACCAACCTCGTGCGGATCGCCTTCGTCACTCGCGATCACGCCGCGAGAGCCTGA
- the prsD gene encoding Type I secretion system ATP-binding protein PrsD — protein sequence MAKGRESAEIISALASCRTAFIGVAVMSGLVNILYLTGSFFMLEVYDRVIPSRSVPTLVGLVILALVLYGFQGVLETIRSRILARVGASLDEALSARVFDIVVRAPLKGATPGDGLLPLRDLDQLRAFLGGTGPSAFFDLPWMPIYVFICFLFHPLIGIAALVGAAVLAVLALTTDRSTRAPTQTATAHGMRRNGLAEAGRRNAEVLAAMGMQGRFADRWGGANRDYMQSQMAVSDVAGGFGAGSKVFRMALQSGVLALGAWLVINNLASAGVIIASSILVARALAPAELAIANWKGFVQARQSWARLSELFARLPAVEQPHALPAPSQSLVAENVTLAPPGTQRIVVQDVSLSLQRGQGLGIIGPSASGKSSLVRAIVGVWPPVRGKVRIDGAAIDQWSSADLGPHIGFLPQEVELFAGTIAENIARFDPNAQSGAVIAAAKAAGIHEMILRLAEGYDTRIGEGGAGLSAGQRQRVGLARALYGDPFLVVLDEPNSNLDGEGENALTQAIVGVRQRGGICIVVAHRPSALAAVDMILMMADGRAQAFGPKDEVLKRVLRSTPAPAAEPVAAQRTGANVATLQESA from the coding sequence GTGGCTAAGGGGCGGGAATCGGCCGAGATCATTTCGGCATTGGCAAGTTGCCGAACGGCGTTCATCGGCGTCGCGGTGATGAGCGGGTTGGTGAACATTCTGTATCTGACCGGCTCGTTCTTCATGCTCGAAGTCTATGACCGCGTCATTCCGAGCCGGAGCGTTCCGACACTGGTCGGCCTCGTGATCCTCGCTCTCGTCCTCTACGGATTTCAGGGCGTCCTGGAGACGATCCGCTCGCGTATCCTCGCGCGCGTCGGCGCCTCGCTGGACGAAGCCCTCTCTGCGCGGGTGTTCGACATCGTCGTGCGGGCTCCCCTGAAGGGCGCGACCCCGGGCGACGGGCTGCTGCCCCTGCGCGACCTCGATCAGTTACGCGCCTTCCTCGGCGGCACGGGGCCCTCGGCCTTCTTCGATCTGCCGTGGATGCCGATCTATGTCTTCATCTGCTTCCTGTTCCACCCGCTCATCGGTATCGCGGCCCTCGTCGGCGCAGCGGTCCTGGCGGTCCTGGCCCTGACCACGGATCGGTCGACCCGCGCCCCGACCCAGACCGCAACCGCCCACGGCATGCGCCGCAACGGCCTCGCGGAAGCCGGGCGCCGCAACGCCGAAGTGCTGGCCGCCATGGGGATGCAGGGGCGCTTCGCCGATCGCTGGGGCGGCGCCAACCGCGATTACATGCAGTCTCAGATGGCCGTCTCGGACGTGGCGGGCGGTTTCGGAGCGGGCTCGAAAGTGTTCCGCATGGCGCTGCAATCGGGCGTGCTCGCCCTCGGCGCCTGGCTCGTCATCAACAACCTCGCCTCGGCCGGCGTCATCATCGCCTCGTCGATCCTCGTGGCCCGTGCCCTGGCTCCGGCGGAACTCGCCATCGCCAACTGGAAGGGATTCGTGCAGGCGCGCCAGAGCTGGGCGCGGCTCTCGGAGTTGTTCGCGCGCCTGCCCGCCGTCGAACAGCCCCATGCTCTGCCCGCTCCGTCGCAGAGCCTCGTCGCCGAAAACGTCACCCTCGCACCGCCCGGAACCCAGCGCATCGTCGTGCAGGATGTCAGCCTGTCCCTGCAACGGGGGCAGGGGCTCGGAATCATCGGCCCGAGCGCCTCGGGCAAGTCGAGCCTCGTCCGCGCCATCGTCGGCGTCTGGCCGCCCGTGCGCGGCAAGGTCAGGATCGACGGCGCGGCCATCGACCAATGGTCGAGCGCCGATCTCGGGCCGCATATCGGCTTCCTGCCGCAGGAGGTGGAGCTGTTTGCCGGCACCATCGCCGAGAACATCGCCCGGTTCGATCCCAATGCCCAGTCGGGTGCGGTCATCGCCGCCGCCAAGGCAGCGGGTATTCATGAGATGATCCTGCGCCTGGCGGAAGGCTACGACACCCGGATCGGCGAGGGCGGGGCGGGCCTGTCGGCGGGGCAGCGCCAGCGGGTCGGCCTGGCGAGGGCGCTCTATGGCGACCCCTTCCTCGTGGTGCTCGACGAACCCAATTCGAATCTCGATGGAGAGGGCGAGAACGCCCTGACCCAGGCCATCGTCGGAGTGCGGCAGCGCGGCGGCATCTGCATCGTCGTGGCGCACCGCCCCAGCGCTCTGGCGGCCGTGGACATGATCCTGATGATGGCCGACGGGCGCGCCCAGGCCTTCGGCCCCAAGGACGAGGTGCTCAAGCGCGTCCTCCGGTCGACTCCGGCTCCCGCCGCCGAGCCCGTCGCTGCACAACGAACCGGCGCCAACGTCGCCACCCTGCAGGAGAGCGCGTGA
- the ompR_5 gene encoding Transcriptional regulatory protein OmpR produces the protein MPQLLDTPSRDGTGHILLVEDDDGMRMLVTRLLRENGYRVTGCRHGGEMWRLLPEGGIDLVLLDVMLPGASGIDLLRSLRAKSTVPVIMVSARNEEADRVLGLEFGADDYVAKPFGRPELLARIRAVLRRSAIAATAPDASRSESVAFDGWRLDLRSRSLRDPEGAGVDLSGAEYDLLLVFLDHPNRVLGREQILELSRARLGSPSDRSVDTLVSRLRRKLEPPDGHTAIIKTVRGSGYIFSATVERR, from the coding sequence ATGCCTCAGCTCCTCGACACGCCCTCACGGGACGGCACGGGTCACATCCTCCTCGTGGAGGATGACGACGGCATGCGGATGCTCGTCACCCGCCTGCTGCGGGAGAACGGCTACCGCGTCACCGGTTGCCGCCACGGCGGGGAGATGTGGCGGCTCCTGCCGGAGGGCGGCATCGATCTCGTCCTCCTCGACGTGATGCTGCCCGGCGCCTCCGGCATCGATCTCCTCCGGAGCCTGCGCGCGAAGAGCACGGTTCCGGTCATCATGGTCAGCGCCCGCAACGAGGAGGCGGACCGCGTGCTCGGCCTCGAATTCGGGGCGGACGATTACGTGGCCAAGCCGTTCGGCCGGCCCGAACTGCTCGCCCGGATCCGCGCGGTTCTCCGACGCTCCGCCATCGCCGCGACCGCGCCGGATGCCTCCCGGAGCGAGAGCGTGGCCTTCGACGGCTGGCGTCTCGACCTGCGCAGCCGCTCGCTCCGCGACCCCGAGGGCGCGGGCGTCGACCTGTCCGGGGCGGAATACGACCTGCTCCTGGTGTTCCTCGACCATCCGAACCGCGTCCTCGGCCGCGAGCAGATCCTGGAACTGTCCCGCGCCCGCCTCGGCTCGCCCTCGGACCGCAGCGTCGACACCCTGGTCAGCCGACTTCGGCGAAAGCTGGAGCCGCCGGACGGCCACACTGCGATCATCAAGACGGTCCGTGGCTCCGGCTACATCTTCAGCGCGACGGTCGAGCGGAGGTGA
- the mhpC gene encoding 2-hydroxy-6-oxononadienedioate/2-hydroxy-6-oxononatrienedioate hydrolase, whose amino-acid sequence MVLLHWLGLIAGAMLGLIVSVLAAGALVTLIVTLRVGARFPPQGPFIEVDGGRLATIQAGPKTSSKGTVVLLHGASANAADPMEGVGRRLAQNGFRVIAFDRPGYGWSDRLDCREGASPAAQGHAIAQAIARMGTGPVILLGHSWSGALASAIALDHPDIVSGLVLVAPVAMPFPAMAPLPWYYRVALKRPVAWLLSRTVATPLGLTYLERGGRAAFRPQELPGDYLERSRSALVLRPATMLANLEDLIGLPAALASQAPRYGEIAVPTVIVSGDADAAVPAARHAEPLARLIPGARLILLPGIGHMVPYMATDALVDAVEGLATRIGATGHEPVAP is encoded by the coding sequence ATGGTTCTCCTGCACTGGCTCGGCCTGATCGCGGGCGCGATGCTCGGGTTGATCGTCAGCGTGCTCGCCGCCGGAGCCCTCGTCACCCTGATCGTCACCTTGCGGGTCGGCGCCCGGTTTCCGCCGCAAGGGCCTTTCATCGAGGTGGACGGCGGGCGGCTCGCCACCATCCAGGCCGGCCCGAAGACGTCGTCGAAGGGAACCGTCGTGCTCCTTCACGGCGCCTCCGCCAACGCCGCCGACCCGATGGAAGGTGTCGGCCGCAGGCTCGCCCAGAACGGCTTTCGCGTCATTGCCTTCGACAGGCCCGGATACGGCTGGAGCGACCGCCTGGACTGTCGTGAGGGGGCGAGCCCGGCGGCGCAGGGCCATGCGATCGCACAGGCGATCGCGCGCATGGGAACCGGCCCGGTGATCCTGCTCGGCCATTCCTGGTCCGGCGCCTTGGCCAGCGCCATCGCCCTCGACCATCCCGACATTGTCTCGGGTCTCGTGCTCGTAGCGCCGGTGGCAATGCCGTTTCCCGCCATGGCGCCTCTGCCATGGTATTATCGCGTCGCGCTGAAGCGCCCGGTCGCGTGGCTGCTCAGCCGTACCGTCGCGACACCGCTCGGCCTCACCTATCTGGAACGCGGGGGCCGTGCGGCGTTCCGGCCGCAGGAACTTCCCGGCGACTATCTCGAGCGGAGCCGCTCAGCCCTGGTGCTGCGCCCCGCGACGATGCTCGCTAATCTCGAAGACCTGATCGGCCTGCCCGCCGCCTTGGCGTCCCAGGCTCCACGCTACGGTGAGATCGCCGTTCCGACGGTGATCGTCTCCGGCGATGCGGATGCCGCCGTTCCGGCGGCGCGCCATGCCGAACCCCTCGCCAGACTCATCCCCGGCGCCCGGCTCATTCTCCTGCCGGGCATCGGCCACATGGTGCCCTACATGGCGACGGACGCCCTCGTGGATGCGGTCGAAGGGCTCGCCACCCGGATCGGCGCGACGGGACATGAGCCCGTCGCGCCCTGA